The genomic DNA agagagctcaacagtctCTGTTGAAATAGAGTAAaacaggagctgcagcaatgtgcagtacaacaaaaatatgatgttttttgaaaatgaaaccatgtaaacctattctggtacaacctctaaatacaattatgaacctgaaaatgagcataatatcacctctttaaatgactgcggtacataacctgttaatagagacatattcatcatatctagtagtgaagtgttaaccacgggtaatgcttctttgagtagcctcgttgggatggggtctaagagacaggcagatggcttagctgaagatacctttaccattaattgttgaatgtctataggataaaagcagtctaagtatatgtcaggtctagtcgttctttctaggaGTCCTGCGTTGAGTCCTGCGttgaaaggtgaaccgttagaagttgagggcaaaaggtgatggattttatctctaattgttataattttatcattaaagaagctcatgaagtcatcactactcagagctagaggaatagaaggctcactagagctgtgactctctgtcagcctggctacattgctgaaaagaaaccttgggttgttcttgttttcttctattaatgatgagtaatagtctgttCTAGtatttctgagggccttcctataggttttcagactgtcttgccaatccaaacgagattcttccagtttggtggaacgccatttactttcaagttttcgcgagATTTGCCTCAAtttacgagtttgggagttataccacggtgcaagtttcctttgcttcatcgtcttctttttgaggggagcaacagagtctaaagtagtccataggcaggccgtagcaccatctacacaatttgagagggactaaagtttacataaaggtcctctgttgtaTTAAAGCACGGTAATGAGTttagtgctgttggaatatcttccttaaatttagctatagcactgtcagaaaGGCAtttagtgtagaagcttttatctaattttgtataatcgggtattaagaattcgaaagttattaagaagtggtctgataataaaggattttgcgggaatactaatacatcttcaattttgatgccatatgccagcacaaggtcgagggtgtggttaaaacagtgcgtggcctcatgaacactctgactgaaaccaattgaatctagtagtgagttgaaagcagtactaaggctatcattgtcaacatccacatggatattaaaatcacctacaataagtactttgtctgattttaggACTACATATGacaaaaactctgagaattccgataaaaattcagaatatggaCCTGGTGCTCGGTAGTGTtgggttgtaaaaagttaaaccattggtgatgtctgataaaaaatatacttttagttaAATGAACACTGTAGCTAGAAAAAACACTGAATCTGAAAAAAACATCTGCATCACACCACACTAATTAGCATTTGTCTGCCTCACCCCAAActcaagcttctaaagaattaattaggtcatgtctgttatttagcatgaaagtagatgctctagaagacttattgtttaaacaacttggggagccactccctgctaggccagacttgattagaacaaaggaaatgcgtatctctgtaaacttgaatagaatcggcactaccatgataaatgacctttgtctgtgacctggagtaaacctgagATTCAGAGTtgtgtccttaacctgagagacaggaatataattcggaAACAGAGATGATTTCAGGACTGCTAACTGTGAcccgacaggggaagcatgttgGTAGTAGTTTACAGTGTAGcctattgttttgtcatgtcaccAGCGTTGCAGACTGTGACCccacaaggggaagcatgtttgcagtctgctgctgtcagtgtttcgtgttttatgtttgattgtgttttgactgtcgttttcatcgtgttgttcattaaaccttttgcttaatctttcaattggatccaagcctctccttcctcctcagaaatcaaacgaccacgtctttttgattttcttaacagtagacaacaacaaatataattggctgtactgacttccatgttggatgtttaagattaagaacaaggctttcaaaagagttataattttgtttaggtttaggattaattaacaggcttgaatcaaatatggctgcaactccccctcctcggcctgagcttCTAGGAATTTgggtattaatatgactgtgaggagtggcttcatttagactaacatggctcagccaggtttcagtaagacagaatagatcaatttgatgaCGGATTATCGGATATCAATttgtttactagtactgctttagaagatagagatctgatatttaatagtccacatctaattttcctatcctgttctatcattgcagtggtagttttaattccaattaagttgttaagtattgcccctctctTGGTTACCTTTGATCTAACTGATCTGAGTCGAGGAACAGACACCgtctcattttttgggacaggctgtggctgacgTGAACTGGATGCTAAATTGACTATGTTTGCAGTCAACTTCTTATTACTTATGGGATTCGCCACTTTGTATGGTCTATTGTTGATTAtaactggaatagtactagtcaTACATGTtaccctgcagaaaacattttcagattcatccacttgtatagtgctatcaggatcaatacCTGGGGGCATGAATCTTTGATATTTTCAACAgaatgtcaatacttgcctttcagtgtggtcgttatgttgtcagatagcagCCTGGCTCCGTGTCGGTTTGGGTGGTGACCATCATGCTTCACCAGGCTGGGCATTTCCCAGAACAAGTTGAAGTTGTCGACatagggaatgctcagggaagtgcagagtggttccagccaggtgtggagccagaacagtctggaccatctctcagcacccttcctgtaggtaggtagaggcccagagatgacGATCCGTTTTCCTGTGCCCATCAGGGTGGTGATGAGAGTGGTGAAGTCTCTCCAGAGTGCTGTCGATCGTCCCTCTCTGATGTCGTTTGTGCCCACATGCACGATGATGTTATCAACCTTAGCGTGGCGGGCGAGGATGCTTGGAagtttgtgctggatgtcaCGGACCTTGGCACCAGGGAAGCAGTAGACCTTGGAGGGACCACTAGGTGAAGGGGGAATGTAGAGGTCCCTGACCATGGAGCTTCCGATGACCAGCGTGGAAGTTGATGAGTCCGAGGGGGGAGAGGATTGAGGGCGCGTCGACTGTGTGGATGGACCAGGATGAGCTGCGTGGGGACGTGGCAGAGAAGGGAACTCCTCAACGTTCATCAGAATAGTGTAGCGATTTTCTAGTTGTAGGGGTTGGGCTGGACCTCGGCGTTGTCCTGACCGCCTGCTCTGGTGCTTGCTTATACGCCATGGCTCAGGctggtgtggagtggagctggTCGGGAGAGCTGGCTGGGTTCTCGGCAGAAGCCAaggagagacaacagggacAGAGATTGTATTAGTGCGTGGTGGGGTGAGAGTAGTGCAGGGCACAGTGGAATCAAGACATCcaacattagtgtgtgtgtgaggggaacTTCCAATGATAATGGTGTCGAAGAACTGTTCACTTGCCTTGATCTGGTGGAGAGTCGATATTCTGGCTTCAAGTTCCACTATCTTCTGGCTGAACAGGAGGCACGAGTCACAGCCAGGTGAACAGCTGAGGGGGGGCATCGTGTGGCTCGCTAGTTTAGCTAGTAGCAACGTTAACGGAGGCCCTCTCCTAAAACCGATCCCTCTTCACAAGTCGAAATACAACGCAGGTGCTCCTGCTTGTGTTAGCAAGCTGTGGATAGTCCGTTACTGCTGCcaaaatatagaatagaatTCCAAGGAGGCAAAAACTCCTGAGGGATCTGTGTTACCTCCCGCTAGCAGGCAGGCTAACTAGCCATTAGCACAACAAATAGCTAGACGTTAGCTAACGGAGCGGAGGAAAGTTTTACAAACAACGGAGAAACTGCGGCCAGACAGGTCCGGTTAAAATACAGCTAAAAAGGTGTAAAGAGTGACTGTATTTCGTTGTAGAGGATTTCAATCGCAGGACGTTAAGGATTAAGCATCTGCCGTTGTCTGCAACAAGaaacaggaaagaaaacaagaaaacaacaattttgaaaactttgaatgtgtccccaagtgcagtcgcaaaaaccatcaagcgctacaacgaaactggctcacatgaggactgccccaggaaaggaagaccaagagtcaactctgctgctgaggataagttcatccgagtcaccagccccagaaattgcaagttaacagcagctcagattagagaccagatgaatgccacacagagttctagcagcagacacatctctagaacaactgttaagaggagactgcgcgaatcaggccttcatggtcaagtagctgctaggaaaccactgctaaggagaggcaacaagcagaagagatttgtttgggccaagaaacacaaagaatggacattagaccagtggaaatctgtgctttggtctgatgagtccaaatttgagatctttggttccaaccgccgtgtctttgtgcgacgcagaaaaggtgaacagatggattctacatgcctggttcccccctgtgaagcatggaggaggaggtgtgatggtgtgggggtgctttgctggtgacactgttggggatttattcaaaattgaaggcatactgaaccagcatggctaccacagcatcctgcagcaacatgccatcccatccggtttgcgtttagttggaccatcatttatttttcaacaggacaatgaccccaaacacacctccagtatgtgtaagggctatttgaccaagaaggagagtgatggagtgctgcgccagatgacctagcctccacagtcaccgacctgaacccaatcaagatggtttggggtgagctggaccgcagagtgaaggcaaaagggccaagaAGTGCTGAGcatgggaactccttcaagactgttggaaaaccatttcaggtgactacgtcttgaagctcatcaagagaatgccaagagtgtgcaaagcagtaatcagagcaaagggtggctactttgaagaaactagaatataagacatgttttcagttatttcacacttttttgttaagtacataattccacatgtgttcattcatagttttgatgccttcagtgagaatctacaatgtaaatagtcatgaaaataaaggaaacgcattgaatgagaaggtgtgtccaaacttttggcctgtactgtatatgtaaaaaaaaaacgtttgtaCAGCACAACTGAATATTCTTTCTTTTTGGGCACCTTCCTCTTGCCAAATATTGTATGTCCATGAAGATAAAACATCACTGTtctattgttattttttatgctccgcaaaaaatgtataaataccaGTGCAAGCTTTTGATTTATGTTAGGGTACGTGTGATGCCATCCAGTGGTTTATCTCTTGTAGACAGTATGACGTCCACACACAGGGGGCCAGAGAAGGGTTGTCTACTTTTGCAGCTGTTGCTGGTGGCATTTTTCTCTCAGGCTGAGGAGCTGGTGTGCAGGCAGAGAGGGGAGGCTGACAGACCCCAGCTATCTAAGGATGGAGACTTCATGCTGGGGGGAATCTTCTCTTTCCACAGCAGCTGGATAAACAGACAGGACAGCTACACACAAAAACCCCTGCCACTGGAATGCACCAGGTAAATTATTATTAAGATATCTATTTAGATTTGAAATATGTGAGAGAAAGTGGGTACAGATACAAAACAGGaacaattttttctttttataaaactGGGTATTAAAATAAGATATAGTCTTTGTTGTGTGCATTACTACTATCAGATTCTTTCATTTTCTATGCTACTGTTTTATTTCAAGGATAAATAGTTTGCAGTTCCAACTATTTATAACTGTCTACATCCAGTTTGAATTTCAGAGGTTTCCAGTATTCCCAGGCTATGCTCTTCGCCATAGAGGAGATTAATAACAGCACAGAACTACTGCCTGGTATCTCTCTGGGCTATAAGATCTATGATGTCTGTGGCTCCATTGCCAGAGGTGTGAGGGTTACACTGTCCTTGGCTAATGGTAATGAGGTATTATCTTCACTCTCTGCCCCATGTACCAGACCTGCCCAAGTGCAGGCCATTATGGGAGAGACTTCGTCCTCTCCTTGCATGGCTATAGCTACTGTCATTGGACCCTTTCATATCCCAATGGTGGGTAAGATTGGCAAAaagtaaattacatttgtgaaaaattattattattctgtaaTTCTTCCAAATGGCCatcacaaaaaaatttaaaatcaatTATAGTGTGctgtgtaaatgttttatattttatatctttatcttgacaaatatttttttctttcttttagatCAGCCACTTTGCTACTTGTGCTTGTCTGAGTGATAAAACCAAGTACCCATCCTTCCTCAGGACAATACCCAGTGATTACTACCAGAGCAGAGCTCTGGCCCAGTTGGTGTGGCACTTTGGTTGGACTTGGGTTGGAGCTATTAGAACAAATGATGATTATGGTAACAATGGCATGGCCATATTCACAGAAACCGCCCAGCATCTGGGCATCTGTCTGGAGTACTCTGTAGCTTTCTTTAGAACAGATCCACcagaaaaaatacaaaagataATTTCCATGATCAAGGCATCCACTTCCAAAGTTATTGTCGCTTTCCTTTCCCACATGGATATGGATGTGCTAATTCATGAGTTGTCCGACCATAACCTGACTGGGTACCAGTGGGTAGGCAGTGAGAGCTGGATCTTTGATTCCCAAATTGCAGTCATGGATATTAATCACATTCTGGATGGTGCTGTAGGCCTGTCCATCCCCAAAGCACATGTCAGTGGTATGAGAGAGTTCATGTTGGATGTGAAGCCGCTCAATTCATCTAGtaatgaaatgttttcagaGTTTTGGGAGACATTATTTAACTGTAAATTCAAACAGTCAAAAACTTCAGCAAGGAATCAGAGAGAATGTACTGGCCATGAAGATCTGACTGGAGTGCAAAACAGCTTCACTGATATGTCGCTCATGCCTATCTTTAACAATGTCTATAAAGGAGTGTATGCTGTGGCCCACGCACTTCATAATATTCTCAGCTGTAACAAAACCTGTAACAACGTGGTGCAGCTAGATCCATTGACGGTGAGTTGAACACCAacattttatatagtttttaaagTAAGTCACATTAACAAGAAAATTGTTTAACCTTAATAATAGCAGTCAGTCCATCATGCTGTTGAGCCAATAAGCCTACAAAGTGCTGGTCAGATAATGATATATATGGATGCATATCTTCTTAGATTTTACAGCACATAAAAATGATTCAGTTCAAAACTAAGGAAGGAGATGAGGTTTACTTTAATGAGAATGGAGACCCAGCAGCAAAGTATGAAATTATAAACTGGCAGCCAACAGAACATGGCATTGCGGACTTTGTCACAGTTGGTCTTTATGATGCATCTTTACCAGCAGACAAACAGCTGAATCTGCAAAATAAGTCTTTAATTTGGGCACATAACTCAAAACAGGTAAGCTACAATGGTATCACTTTAAGGTAATACAGTGCATTTATTTTCTATGATAGTGTAAGTCATTAATATTGTTTCTGTATTAATAGAGGCTTGCAAAGCCAACACCTGGTAAAAGTGAATGGccatacattttgttttgttcatgCAGGTGCCTTTGTCAGTTTGCAGTGAGAAATGTCCTCCAGGAACTCGCAAGGTTCTCCAGAAAGGAAAGCCTGTCTGCTGCTATGACTGTTTAAGATGTGCAGAGGGAGAAATGAGCAACATTACAGGTACAGACAAGAAACATCTTAAAATGTACATGTTGGTAGTAATATTGGtaaaaggtcataaaaaagGTCATTAAAGGGTCAGCtctcttaaataaataaataaaaatacctaCAGTATTTACTCAATGGTATCTAAGCATGCAGATTTTGGACTCAGCTTCTGAGGTttgacatctctctctctctgaaactgCAATAAATGCATTCAGAGTGgatgaaaatgtgtttgtgcaGCAGCCCTGAAAATTGACATTTGAAAAATATATGTAATGCATAATTCCTCCCTCTTTGTACTGTATCTtttaaaatccaaatttcatTCATGATGATACCATGCTGACCATGTAGATTTGTCCTAAGGCTATCAATTATCTGGTAATTATGTAGTATCAGTTTTGTATGCATCACAAATATTTAACATagagacaaaacaaaatacaaatgtattaGGTCTAATAACtgctttaatatttttttcagattCCATCACCTGTGTACGATGCCACCCTGAGTTCTGGTCAAATGAGAGAAGAGATGCTtgtgtgaagaaggaggcagagTTTCTATCATATGAAGAGGTTATGGGAGCGCTGCTCACTGCAGCATCCTTATCTGGAACATGCATCACTGCTGTTGTGGCGTTCATTTTCTTCAGATACAGGAAAACTCCTATAGTCAGGGCCAACAACTCTGAGCTGAGCTTCCTGCTGCTCTTCTCCTTGActctgtgtttcctgtgttcTCTGACCTTCATAGGCCGGCCCTCTGAGTGGTCCTGCATGCTGCGACACACGGCATTCGGCATCACTTTTGTTCTCTGTATCTCTTGTGTTCTGGGGAAAACTATAGTGGTGTTAATGGCCTTCAGGGCCACACTTCCAGGTAGTAATGTCATGAAATGGTTTGGGCCTGCACAGCAGAAACTCAGTGTTCTGGGTTTCACCCTTATACAAATTATCATATGTATCCTCTGGTTAACAATTTCTCCTCCTTTTCCATTTAAGAATTTTGATGAATTTAAGCACAAAATCATCTTAGAGTGTGCTCTGGGCTCAGCTGTAGGTTTTTGGGCTGTACTTGGGTACATAGGAATCCTGGCCATGTTATGTTTCATTCTTGCTTTTCTAGCCCGGAAACTGCCTGATAATTTCAATGAAGCCAAATTTATCACCTTTAGCATGCTGATATTCTGCGCAGTATGGATCACTTTTATCCCAGCATATGTCAGCTCTCCTGGGAAGTTCAGTGTTGCTGTGGAGATATTTGCTATTCTTGCTTCCAGTTTTGGACTgctcttttgtatttttattccaaaatgttATATTATCTTACTGAAACCTGACAAGAACACAAAAAAGAATATGATGGGGAAGGAGACACCaaaatcattttgaaaaatttaaataatataacgGCAGATGCCATTATAATTGTTACATTACAATGTGTCAAATAGACTTTCATGTAGACATCTTTCCTCATTTTACTTGCATTGTACGTACTTCTGTAATATTTCTCCACTTTATAATTTTTGACACATCATATTAAGATGACAGCATTTATTTGGTAcaacataatatataattatatcaATCAATACCTGCCCTTCATCACTGTGGTGGATCACAACTAACACTGCATTTTACCATCCAATGTAACTGAGTGATGACCTGTTTATTGTCTTACTAACCCccaaaaataaagttattactGCATTGTAGTCTCACGTCACATATCGAAAACATCTATAACTGCCATCATAAAATATGTTGATGGTTTTACTCTAATTTAGTACCCTGAATGCCAGATATATGTAGTTAGGTAGTTCCTAGCGTGTTGTAAATAGTACCACTGGATTT from Perca fluviatilis chromosome 2, GENO_Pfluv_1.0, whole genome shotgun sequence includes the following:
- the LOC120553566 gene encoding extracellular calcium-sensing receptor-like, which codes for MLGGIFSFHSSWINRQDSYTQKPLPLECTSLNFRGFQYSQAMLFAIEEINNSTELLPGISLGYKIYDVCGSIARGVRVTLSLANGNEVLSSLSAPCTRPAQVQAIMGETSSSPCMAIATVIGPFHIPMISHFATCACLSDKTKYPSFLRTIPSDYYQSRALAQLVWHFGWTWVGAIRTNDDYGNNGMAIFTETAQHLGICLEYSVAFFRTDPPEKIQKIISMIKASTSKVIVAFLSHMDMDVLIHELSDHNLTGYQWVGSESWIFDSQIAVMDINHILDGAVGLSIPKAHVSGMREFMLDVKPLNSSSNEMFSEFWETLFNCKFKQSKTSARNQRECTGHEDLTGVQNSFTDMSLMPIFNNVYKGVYAVAHALHNILSCNKTCNNVVQLDPLTILQHIKMIQFKTKEGDEVYFNENGDPAAKYEIINWQPTEHGIADFVTVGLYDASLPADKQLNLQNKSLIWAHNSKQVPLSVCSEKCPPGTRKVLQKGKPVCCYDCLRCAEGEMSNITDSITCVRCHPEFWSNERRDACVKKEAEFLSYEEVMGALLTAASLSGTCITAVVAFIFFRYRKTPIVRANNSELSFLLLFSLTLCFLCSLTFIGRPSEWSCMLRHTAFGITFVLCISCVLGKTIVVLMAFRATLPGSNVMKWFGPAQQKLSVLGFTLIQIIICILWLTISPPFPFKNFDEFKHKIILECALGSAVGFWAVLGYIGILAMLCFILAFLARKLPDNFNEAKFITFSMLIFCAVWITFIPAYVSSPGKFSVAVEIFAILASSFGLLFCIFIPKCYIILLKPDKNTKKNMMGKETPKSF